A region from the Phaenicophaeus curvirostris isolate KB17595 chromosome 3, BPBGC_Pcur_1.0, whole genome shotgun sequence genome encodes:
- the TMEM64 gene encoding transmembrane protein 64, translating to MRGAGAAALQLLSRAAKQAAARQDPGRWVSRSGGGGGDPAGAGGLPAGPRAEQGASPAAELLPEAGGGAGPGEPRGWRCSCCLLGACWCKSCLGVCVLAALCFASLALVRQYLRELLLWAESLGSLAGVLLFTAGFVVVSFPCGWGYILLNVAAGYLYGFVLGMGLMVLGVLAGTSVAHVACKRLLSRWARARIQGSDALSAIVRVVEGGGGLKVVALARLTPIPFGLQNAVFAITDLSLPNYLMASSVGLLPTQLLNSYLGTTLRTMEDVIAEQSVSGYFIFSLQIVISIGLMFYVVHRAQVELNAAIVACEMEMKTSLVKDSQPSISGSTTYCNKRTVAFSGGGVNIV from the exons atgcggggcgCGGGCGCCGCGGCGCTGCAGCTCCTCTCCCGGGCGGCGAAGCAGGCGGCGGCGCGGCAGGACCCGGGCCGTTGGGTGTCccggagcggcggcggcggcggcgaccCGGCGGGGGCGGGCGGGCTGCCGGCGGGGCCCCGCGCGGAGCAGGGCGCCTCCCCGGCCGCGGAGCTGCTGCCCgaggcgggcggcggggccgggccgggcgaGCCCCGCGGCTGgcgctgctcctgctgcctgctgggCGCCTGCTGGTGCAAGAGCTGCCTCGGCGTGTGCGTCCTGGCCGCGCTGTGCTTCGCCTCGCTGGCCCTGGTGCGCCAGTACCTGCGGGAATTGCTGCTCTGGGCGGAgagcctgggcagcctggccgGCGTGCTGCTCTTCACCGCGGGCTTCGTCGTCGTGTCTTTCCCCTGCGGCTGGGGCTACATCCTGCTCAACGTGGCCGCCGGCTACCTCTACGGCTTCGTGCTGGGCATGGGGCTGATGGTGCTCGGCGTCCTCGCCGGCACCTCCGTCGCCCACGTGGCCTGCAAGCGGCTGCTGTCGCGCTGGGCGCGGGCCAGGATCCAGGGCAGCGACGCGCTCAGCGCCATCGTCCGCGTCGTGGAGGGCGGCGGCGGCCTCAAGGTGGTGGCTCTGGCGCGGCTGACGCCGATCCCCTTCGGGCTGCAGAACGCGGTCTTCGCG ATTACAGATTTGTCCCTACCCAACTATTTGATGGCTTCTTCAGTTGGGCTGCTGCCTACTCAGCTCCTGAACTCGTACTTGGGCACTACATTGCGCACCATGGAGGATGTGATTGCAGAACAAAGTGTTAGTGGCTATTTTATATTCAGTTTACAG aTTGTCATAAGCATAGGACTCATGTTTTATGTTGTTCACCGAGCTCAAGTGGAACTGAATGCAGCTATTGTAGCTTgtgaaatggaaatgaagacATCACTTGTTAAAGACAGTCAGCCGAGCATCAGTGGCTCAACCACATACTGCAACAAAAGGACAGTAGCGTTCTCTGGAGGAGGTGTCAATATTGTGTGA